The following proteins are co-located in the Pyricularia oryzae 70-15 chromosome 1, whole genome shotgun sequence genome:
- a CDS encoding methionine permease, protein MAPNLTSERQPLLHPAITTGRSDRNTPVLHEPAINKSYLTGDDIPSPDYEPSRAVEDDVLPETSPLGRTLSRHSVYLLIISRVIGSGIFATPGAILRAVGSPGLALLLWVLGAVVAACALSIGLEYGCMLPRSGGEKVYLEFTYRRPRFLASTLIATSVVLLGFTASNCIVFSEYVLFTLGREDAPEFLRKGLAVGLLTAVTVIHGVFPKTGVRLQNLLGYVKIGTIVFMILCGLYVVVLGPSAISASTDNQSSAGRRLFAWEDSIWTGSVWNWGVIATSLFKVTYSFAGLENANNVLNEVKDPVRTLRFATRAALATACFMYILVNLAYLAVVPLDDIKASGELIAALYFERLFGPQVGRVVLPLAVALSAAGNVLVVAFSLSRVKQEVARQGLLPFGNVLSSTRPFGSPLGGLLMNFVVSVLVLVLPPSKEVYSFILEVESYPGQFFALASACGLLYLRRKKPDLKRPFRAWIPAVVLRIMVCLALIAAPFFPPATPTEGGMFYATYAVVGFSIIMIGLVYWFAWTILAPRLGGYKLEEKAEVLADGMTVTKYVHVPTR, encoded by the exons ATGGCGCCCAACCTCACATCGGAGCGACAGCCACTGCTTCACCCAGCAATAACTACCGGGAGGTCGGACCGTAACACACCAGTACTCCACGAACCTGCCATCAACAAGTCATATCTCACGGGTGATGATATCCCCTCTCCGGATTATGAACCGTCCCGAGCGGTCGAGGACGACGTCCTCCCAGAGACATCGCCACTAGGCCGGACCCTTAGTCGGCACAGCGTCTACCTTCTCATCATATCGCGCGTCATCGGCAGCGGCATATTCGCGACGCCAGGTGCGATCCTCAGAGCAGTGGGGAGCCCCGGCCTGGCTCTCTTGCTCTGGGTTctcggcgccgtcgtcgcgGCCTGCGCCCTGTCCATCGGGCTCGAGTACGGCTGCATGCTGCCACGTTCCGGCGGCGAAAAGGTCTATCTCGAGTTCACCTACCGACGCCCGAGGTTCCTGGCCTCGACCCTGATCGCCACTTCGGTGGTACTGCTGGGCTTCACCGCGAGCAACTGCATCGTCTTTAGCGAGTACGTCTTGTTCACCCTCGGCAGGGAGGATGCTCCCGAGTTTCTGCGCAAGGGCCTCGCCGTCGGGCTGCTGACCGCCGTCACGGTGATCCACGGCGTGTTTCCCAAGACCGGGGTACGTCTGCAAAACCTTCTCGGCTACGTCAAGATCGGCACCATCGTGTTCATGATCCTATGCGGGCTGTACGTGGTGGTACTGGGACCAAGCGCCATCTCTGCCTCCACAGACAACCAGTCCTCGGCGGGACGGAGGCTTTTTGCCTGGGAGGATAGCATCTGGACCGGCAGCGTCTGGAACTGGGGCGTCATTGCCACCTCGCTCTTCAAGGTGACGTACTCGTTTGCCGGACTCGAGAACGCCAACAACGTCTTGAACGAGGTCAAGGATCCCGTTCGAACATTGCGGTTCGCGACCCGAGCGGCGCTGGCCACCGCGTGCTTCATGTACATCCTCGTCAACCTCGCCTACCTCGCCGTCGTGCCGCTCGACGACATCAAGGCCAGCGGCGAGCTGATCGCTGCTCTCTACTTTGAGCGGCTCTTTGGTCCGCAGGTCGGCAGGGTCGTCCTCCCACTAGCAGTCGCCCTCTCCGCCGCGGGcaacgtcctcgtcgtcgcatTCTCCCTGTCGCGGGTCAAGCAAGAGGTCGCTCGCCAGGGCCTCCTCCCCTTCGGAAACGTACTGTCGTCGACTAGGCCCTTTGGCTcaccgctgggcgggctgcTGATGAACTTTGTCGTGTCGGTCCTGGTGCTCGTGCTCCCGCCGTCCAAGGAGGTGTACTCGTTCATCCTGGAGGTGGAGAGCTACCCGGGTCAGTTCTTCGCCCTGGCCAGCGCCTGCGGTCTGCTCTACCTCCGACGCAAGAAGCCGGATTTGAAGAGGCCGTTCAGGGCTTGGATACCCGCCGTGGTGCTTCGCATCATGGTGTGTCTAGCGCTGATTGCTGCGCCCTTCTTTCCGCCTGCGACGCCAACCGAGGGCGGCATGTTTTATGCAACGTATGCCGTTGTGGGCTTCAGCAT CATCATGATTGGTCTGGTCTACTGGTTTGCCTGGACCATACTTGCCCCAAGGCTCGGGGGTTACAAGTTGGAGGAGAAGGCGGAAGTTTTGGCAGATGGAATGACCGTTACCAAATATGTACATGTTCCGACCAGGTGA
- a CDS encoding isotrichodermin C-15 hydroxylase: MGISTPENVVPLTGTVTKGLLERLSGLGSVLAGGLIVYYIGLAVYRLYFHPLAKFPGPPLHAISSMPFNIQSYLQGIFTWKVQGLHAKYGKIVRIGPNRLAVEGSIGWTDVYGHRPGGTETEFAKLQGFFGPVPDHGIIAAPNREEHRRHRRALAHAFSDTAMHEQEPLITYYVDLLIRRISEETRTGVPSDMLKWFNYVSFDIIGDLSLAESFNALQTAKGHPWITNMFKGIKGGNYNRFLRLTFPMLLPIAVFFDPTGAIKAFWENRLYSETKCKARLAKGADEDQTDMIGSDGKPVVRRDFIGYMMRENRDKEKLTEQEIIRNSNILISAGSETTATCMGALSYLFTLPENRQWRDAAVNEVRTHFKKEADIQLNTVGANVLPILHACIEEALRIHPPASETPPRVSPGAFVGGEYVPKDTIVQVFQLATYHNPDNFVEADKFRPQRFLPPSHPLYEPRFAKDNMAAFKPFSNGPRDCIGKNLAYTEMRLIMSRVFLRFDFESLLPESENWLTRQRAFTIWEKAPLMIKLKERTDLEVKA; the protein is encoded by the exons ATGGGCATATCCACGCCGGAGAATGTGGTGCCCCTTACCGGAACGGTGACCAAGGGGCTCTTGGAGCGACTGAGTGGCCTCGGAAGCGTGCTGGCCGGCGGC CTCATCGTCTACTATATTGGCCTGGCCGTGTACCGGCTCTACTTCCACCCACTTGCAAAATTCCCCGGCCCACCCCTCCACGCCATAAGCTCCATGCCCTTCAATATCCAAAGCTACTTGCAAGGCATCTTTACGTGGAAGGTTCAGGGGCTTCATGCCAAGTACGGCAAAATTGTACGCATTGGGCCCAACCGGCTGGCCGTAGAAGGGTCCATCGGGTGGACCGACGTTTACGGTCACCGCCCCGGAGGTACCGAGACCGAGTTCGCAAAACTGCAGGGGTTCTTTGGACCAGTTCCGGACCATGGCATCATCGCTGCCCCGAACCGCGAGGAACACCGACGTCATCGCCGCGCGCTCGCCCACGCCTTTAGCGACACGGCCATGCACGAGCAGGAGCCCCTCATTACGTATTACGTCGACCTTTTGATCCGCCGCATATCCGAAGAAACCCGCACGGGCGTTCCCTCCGATATGCTGAAATGGTTCAACTACGTCAGCTTCGATATCATTGGCGATCTTTCCCTGGCCGAATCCTTCAACGCACTTCAAACAGCGAAAGGGCACCCCTGGATTACAAATATGTTTAAAGGCATCAAAGGAGGGAACTACAACCGTTTTCTCAGATTAACCTTCCCGATGCTCTTGCCGATCGCAGTCTTTTTCGACCCGACAGGTGCCATCAAGGCCTTTTGGGAGAACCGCCTCTATTCCGAAACCAAATGCAAGGCTCGTTTAGCAAAAGGGGCCGACGAAGACCAAACGGATATGATTGGTAGCGATGGTAAACCAGTGGTTAGGCGAGACTTTATCGGCTATATGATGCGTGAGAACAGGGACAAAGAAAAACTCACCGAACAGGAGATTATACGCAATTCCAACATCCTTATCAGCGCCGGCAGCGAAACGACGGCCACTTGTATGGGGGCCCTTTCCTACCTCTTTACCCTGCCCGAGAATCGACAGTGGCGTGATGCCGCCGTAAACGAAGTGCGGACCCATTTTAAAAAAGAGGCGGACATCCAATTGAACACCGTCGGAGCTAATGTGCTGCCGATTCTGCATGCCTGCATCGAAGAGGCACTCCGCATTCACCCACCGGCCTCTGAGACTCCGCCACGGGTCTCCCCCGGTGCCTTTGTGGGTGGTGAATACGTTCCCAAGGAT ACAATCGTACAAGTCTTCCAGCTCGCCACGTACCACAACCCCGACAACTTTGTTGAGGCAGATAAATTCCGGCCACAGAGATTCCTGCCCCCAAGCCATCCTTTGTACGAGCCCCGGTTCGCCAAGGACAACATGGCCGCTTTCAAGCCCTTCAGCAACGGGCCGCGCGATTGCATCGGCAAAAACCTGGCCTATACCGAAATGCGCCTTATCATGTCCAGGGTCTTTCTCCGCTTTGACTTTGAGAGCCTGCTGCCAGAAAGTGAGAATTGGCTGACGAGGCAGCGTGCCTTTACCATTTGGGAGAAGGCGCCGTTGATGATTAAGCTCAAAGAAAGAACCGACCTCGAAGTCAAGGCCTGA